In Williamwhitmania sp., the DNA window TCTTTCGATCACAATGCTATAATTTGCTATTGCTTGTTCGCTTCAGCAAAGGCCTTTCCGGCTCGTAAAGCCTTTAGGTTGGTTTCAACGATCTCGGGCCCCTTCTTGCCAAAGAGTTGGCGAATACCATCCTCTAGACTTTCGAATGAAGTCTGAAGGTAAGGAGAGGCTGCTCCTAACATCACAATGTTCGATGCTCTTGCGCTACCAGCCTCCTTGGCAATGGCATCAGCATCGAGGGCAATTGCTCTTGGCAGCTCCTTTATTTTCTTATTCAGCGCCTCTATACTTGGGTAGTCGTTGATATTATTAAAGGGAGTGAGGTTGGTTACCACGGTTCCTTTGCTCGAAAGGAAGGG includes these proteins:
- a CDS encoding indolepyruvate oxidoreductase subunit beta, with translation MKTDIILAGVGGQGILSIAAVIGHAAVSKNLFLKQSEVHGMSQRGGDVQSHLRISDKEIASDLIPLGSADLILSVEPMEALRYLPFLSSKGTVVTNLTPFNNINDYPSIEALNKKIKELPRAIALDADAIAKEAGSARASNIVMLGAASPYLQTSFESLEDGIRQLFGKKGPEIVETNLKALRAGKAFAEANKQ